The Opitutales bacterium DNA window AGCGTGTTTGCATAGAACATCGTGTAATTTACGCGCGTTAATCGCTGCTCGTTTGAGGGTATGAATACGGCGACGGTCTTCCTCGAATAATGCAGCTATGTTGCGGCTAGTCATCACCACTTGCTCTGCGGTTTCTGCCACTCCTTGCAGGAAGAAATCGAGCCAGCCTTCCCAGTCGCCACTTTGCCTAACTGCGTCTAAGCGTCTGTAATACTCCGAACGGTTGTTTTTGAAGAAAAGGCTCAGATAGAGCCATGGCTGCTTCATTTCACCCATCAGCATCAAAAAGAAGGTGATGAGCAATCGTCCGATACGACCATTGCCATCTAAAAATGGGTGGATCGTCTCAAACTGCACGTGAATCAAGCCTGCATCAATTAACGAGCTGTATGGACGCTCTTCGATATGTAGGTATTTTTCCAATGCATCTAAGCATTCCATTAGCCGCTCTGGCTCTGGCGGGACAAAATGTGCGTTGCCGGGCCTAGAGCCGCCAATCCAGTTCTGAGTGCGGCGAAACTCTCCGGGCTGCTTGTTAGCGCCGCGTGCGTCGGTGAGAAGCTTTTCATGCATTTCCCGGATCAGCCTTAATGAAAGAGGGAAGCCTTCTTGAATGCGCTTTAAG harbors:
- a CDS encoding Fic family protein codes for the protein MSRLGTYITINTAGERYQAFMPPALPPEPPIDLKQLQPLIVKATKAMGRLDGVADVLPYSSLFLYYYVRKEAVLSSQIEGTQSSLSDLLIYESEDQAGVPIDDVVEVSRYVAAFEHGLKRIQEGFPLSLRLIREMHEKLLTDARGANKQPGEFRRTQNWIGGSRPGNAHFVPPEPERLMECLDALEKYLHIEERPYSSLIDAGLIHVQFETIHPFLDGNGRIGRLLITFFLMLMGEMKQPWLYLSLFFKNNRSEYYRRLDAVRQSGDWEGWLDFFLQGVAETAEQVVMTSRNIAALFEEDRRRIHTLKRAAINARKLHDVLCKHAIISANDAAKALELTPQTTRSLLKQLGELGIVIDVKGKRKERLYIYKQLIQLLEEGSEPIAYS